The following are encoded together in the Corynebacterium jeikeium genome:
- a CDS encoding ComEA family DNA-binding protein, translating into MSTRRMRQSSADKVRARAEALAQPMPEHELANVDLDTHTVISSTASRGLVVTVVLAVLISVAFFACQRQDSDDGAGGADMLATTSGPGAPGGAADTGMGGAVPASDTGQATAGDGSQSDEQAESQEVVVSVQGMVHHPGLLRVQATTRVGEAIEAAGGGLPKAVVLGINLAEPVSDGMQIVVDDRGSRVVYAGGAQSAPGGTAGAGAGGANQGGGAGGGSARGADGANGADAKVNLNTADATQLETISGIGPATAEAIIDWRESNGPFTSVEQLLDVRGIGPAKFEAMRDAVTI; encoded by the coding sequence ATGTCCACACGACGTATGCGGCAGAGTTCCGCTGACAAAGTTCGCGCCCGCGCTGAGGCTTTGGCCCAACCCATGCCGGAGCATGAACTCGCCAACGTTGACCTAGACACGCATACCGTCATAAGCAGCACTGCGTCCAGGGGGCTTGTCGTCACAGTGGTCTTGGCAGTTCTCATCAGCGTCGCATTTTTCGCCTGCCAACGGCAGGATTCGGACGACGGGGCAGGCGGCGCCGACATGCTGGCGACCACGAGCGGACCTGGAGCACCTGGCGGCGCCGCTGATACGGGCATGGGCGGCGCCGTTCCGGCAAGCGATACGGGGCAGGCCACAGCCGGGGATGGTAGTCAGTCTGACGAGCAAGCCGAAAGCCAGGAAGTCGTCGTGAGCGTGCAGGGGATGGTGCACCATCCGGGGCTGCTCCGGGTGCAGGCCACCACCCGGGTGGGCGAAGCCATAGAGGCCGCAGGCGGAGGTCTTCCCAAGGCAGTTGTATTGGGCATCAATCTGGCAGAGCCGGTCAGTGATGGAATGCAGATCGTTGTCGATGATCGCGGCTCGCGCGTGGTGTACGCCGGGGGTGCGCAATCCGCGCCGGGCGGGACCGCAGGAGCGGGCGCGGGCGGGGCGAACCAGGGTGGTGGGGCAGGCGGTGGTTCTGCGCGTGGGGCGGACGGCGCAAACGGCGCAGACGCCAAGGTGAACCTCAATACCGCTGACGCCACGCAGTTGGAAACCATAAGTGGCATCGGTCCTGCCACTGCTGAGGCCATCATCGATTGGAGAGAATCCAACGGTCCATTCACCAGCGTTGAGCAGCTCCTGGACGTCCGCGGCATCGGCCCAGCGAAGTTCGAAGCGATGCGCGATGCCGTCACTATCTAG
- a CDS encoding histidine phosphatase family protein: protein MGERRVFLVRHGQTEYNATGRMQGQLDTDLSPVGVQQAKVTAQMLGDRRIARVVASDLKRAYDTALILAEPFGCEVTTDSRLRETDLGQWQGASREEVDRDFPGQRAYWRHDPQWAPPGGETRLEVAERAFAVIEEIMATDVFDEGDVMIVAHGGTIGALTARLLDLPVRYYPVFTGLGNACWSQLLARPRFTGEAAGTTPVAIDGSTVPLVPSSRADWWKLPQWHLEGWNLGVATDASPDEGALPGAAPSSFGTDATRPNPHNPSEGR, encoded by the coding sequence ATGGGCGAGCGCAGGGTCTTTTTGGTCCGTCACGGGCAGACGGAATACAACGCCACGGGGCGTATGCAGGGACAGCTGGATACTGACCTGTCCCCGGTGGGTGTGCAGCAGGCTAAGGTCACTGCGCAGATGCTGGGCGATAGGCGCATCGCGCGGGTGGTCGCCAGTGACCTTAAGCGCGCCTACGATACGGCGTTGATCCTCGCCGAGCCTTTCGGCTGTGAGGTGACGACCGATTCCCGCCTGCGGGAGACGGACCTGGGGCAGTGGCAGGGAGCTTCGCGCGAAGAGGTTGACCGCGACTTCCCAGGCCAGCGTGCATATTGGCGCCACGATCCGCAGTGGGCTCCTCCGGGTGGAGAGACACGCCTGGAGGTTGCCGAGCGCGCCTTTGCCGTGATTGAGGAGATCATGGCGACAGATGTGTTCGACGAGGGGGATGTGATGATTGTTGCCCACGGTGGCACGATTGGCGCGCTTACTGCCCGTCTGCTGGACCTTCCGGTGCGCTACTATCCGGTGTTCACCGGTTTGGGTAATGCCTGCTGGTCGCAGCTGTTGGCGCGTCCTCGTTTTACTGGCGAGGCGGCGGGCACCACTCCGGTGGCGATAGACGGAAGTACAGTGCCACTGGTTCCTTCGAGCCGCGCCGACTGGTGGAAGCTGCCACAGTGGCATCTGGAAGGCTGGAACTTGGGCGTGGCCACCGACGCGAGCCCGGACGAGGGCGCCCTTCCGGGGGCTGCCCCTAGCTCTTTTGGTACTGACGCCACTCGTCCCAACCCGCACAACCCCAGTGAAGGCAGGTAG
- a CDS encoding DegV family protein, which yields MTVQIVTDSSCCLTKDLAEKAGITVLDLHVEGEGEEQTTSSLSSLELTASYARLMERGGDAGVVALHLSKQLSATYANACVAAGVFDGQVKVLDTKSIGMVLGFAALSAAEAARDGADLDTVVAVAEESLKNSSLWLYVHQLDVLRKGGRLSVGQALLTSTLAIKPILQVAEGKLTLAAKTRTQAKAMDRVVDLVRRLVIDEAVAGKGNPRDVQIAVHHSDAEDQAVDLSARLGEMIEELNRLEAPPQPSESRTHALRRQVRVETWKSLPQVEVSIVSIPQVLQLHVGQGALGVAATLRGTADSANEAEAAEANGEATKEVSDTASSDSE from the coding sequence GTGACTGTTCAGATCGTCACGGATTCTTCCTGCTGCCTGACGAAGGATCTTGCAGAGAAGGCCGGCATCACTGTGCTGGACCTGCACGTGGAGGGCGAAGGGGAAGAGCAGACGACTTCGAGCCTGAGCAGTCTGGAGCTGACCGCGAGCTACGCCCGCCTGATGGAGCGCGGCGGAGATGCTGGTGTGGTTGCGCTGCACCTTTCCAAGCAGCTTTCCGCAACATATGCCAATGCGTGCGTGGCAGCAGGCGTGTTCGACGGCCAGGTGAAGGTTCTGGATACCAAAAGCATCGGCATGGTGCTGGGCTTTGCTGCGCTGAGCGCCGCCGAGGCCGCGCGCGACGGGGCGGACCTGGACACCGTGGTGGCGGTGGCCGAGGAGTCCCTGAAGAACTCCTCGCTGTGGCTGTACGTCCACCAGCTGGACGTGCTGCGCAAGGGCGGGCGCCTGTCAGTGGGACAGGCGCTGCTGACCTCCACGCTGGCGATTAAACCGATACTGCAGGTGGCTGAGGGCAAGCTGACGTTGGCGGCGAAAACTCGCACCCAGGCTAAGGCAATGGATCGCGTGGTTGATCTGGTGCGCCGCCTGGTGATCGACGAGGCCGTGGCGGGCAAGGGAAACCCGCGTGATGTGCAGATTGCCGTGCACCACAGTGATGCCGAGGACCAGGCTGTGGACCTTTCGGCGCGGCTTGGTGAGATGATTGAGGAGCTAAATAGGCTGGAGGCTCCGCCCCAGCCGTCGGAGTCGCGCACACACGCGCTGCGCCGGCAGGTTCGGGTGGAGACCTGGAAGTCTTTGCCGCAGGTAGAGGTAAGTATCGTAAGCATTCCGCAGGTCTTGCAGTTGCACGTGGGCCAGGGGGCATTGGGCGTGGCTGCGACGCTACGAGGCACGGCGGACAGCGCCAATGAAGCAGAAGCAGCCGAAGCAAACGGAGAGGCGACCAAGGAAGTCAGCGATACGGCGTCCAGCGATAGCGAGTAA
- a CDS encoding ADP-ribosylglycohydrolase family protein, which produces MKERFRSALLGTALGDAWGYPYLNPPQPERTPLPDSLVISDATQMTLALCAAMAEIDAGDLDREEGMQAIGQHFINYHDDPDYDRLPGASNTESLDRLCQLGPEHWDNVATHSGGSGAVMRVAASALLAPADEGVGWSVLQGILTHDSGVARAACAVVACMLSAKKGTRLLDVAEGLAGDENFDNDSLLTNQEKLDILTDLNEALITDLTGPDVPLSELVSRVSAVHEYLTPFLQRGDFEELYRNSSKFVQILGRGWDAGSCTASALLLAQLYLDNQDQYAPHDFLHVAVNWPGNRNTRASLTGALIGSHLEDGVDAWEETREYDFESRYDDAVHCGVWKGFSAR; this is translated from the coding sequence ATGAAGGAACGCTTCCGCTCAGCCCTGCTCGGCACCGCCCTCGGCGATGCATGGGGTTACCCATACCTGAACCCGCCACAACCCGAGCGCACCCCACTGCCCGACTCGCTGGTGATCAGCGACGCTACCCAAATGACCCTGGCTCTTTGCGCCGCGATGGCGGAGATCGACGCTGGAGATCTGGACCGCGAAGAAGGCATGCAGGCCATCGGCCAGCACTTCATCAATTACCACGACGACCCGGATTACGACCGGCTCCCTGGGGCCTCGAACACCGAGTCGTTGGATCGACTGTGCCAGCTCGGACCGGAGCACTGGGACAATGTGGCGACGCACTCCGGCGGATCTGGTGCCGTAATGCGCGTGGCCGCCAGCGCGTTGCTCGCACCAGCCGATGAGGGCGTGGGCTGGTCCGTCCTGCAGGGCATCCTGACCCACGACTCAGGCGTGGCTCGCGCCGCGTGCGCGGTGGTGGCCTGCATGTTGTCCGCCAAGAAGGGGACCCGCCTGCTCGATGTTGCCGAAGGACTGGCCGGCGACGAGAACTTCGATAACGATAGCCTGCTGACCAACCAGGAAAAACTGGACATCCTCACTGACCTGAACGAGGCTCTGATTACGGATCTGACCGGCCCCGACGTGCCACTGAGCGAGCTGGTCTCCCGCGTCAGCGCCGTACATGAGTACCTAACTCCATTCCTGCAGCGCGGCGACTTCGAAGAGCTGTACCGCAACAGCAGCAAGTTTGTCCAGATCCTGGGCCGCGGATGGGATGCCGGATCCTGCACCGCCTCCGCCCTACTGTTGGCGCAGCTATACCTGGATAACCAGGATCAGTACGCCCCCCACGACTTCCTGCACGTGGCCGTGAACTGGCCGGGCAACCGCAACACCCGCGCATCTCTAACCGGAGCACTAATCGGCTCCCACCTAGAAGACGGCGTAGACGCATGGGAGGAAACCCGCGAGTACGACTTCGAGTCGCGCTACGACGATGCAGTGCACTGCGGCGTGTGGAAAGGCTTTAGCGCCCGCTAG
- a CDS encoding YwiC-like family protein, whose product MSTNAWVPNQHGAWAMLILPITTGLITAAVIAPSYGNPVQWLALTFMPLAWVFGYFTFFAFGLWFKTRAPARRRAYLWPTLTYGALTAIFTVIVLYLQPRLLWWCVPFVPLIAVALMEVFRRRPRSLISGISTTVASALMYIVAVSASGFSILPWFFSEAPVAIWVTTLVIGLYFTGTIFYVKTIIRERDNAPFERVSLRYHRIALLITLITSIAAVIDGGYTASGPLMILVMAAAALRAKMIPPIAKANPREWTPKKVGMWEIPMCLVLALGASLTLVV is encoded by the coding sequence ATGAGTACAAACGCGTGGGTTCCAAACCAGCACGGCGCATGGGCGATGCTCATTCTGCCAATCACCACAGGTCTGATCACCGCCGCCGTTATCGCTCCGTCCTACGGCAATCCGGTGCAGTGGTTGGCATTGACTTTTATGCCTCTGGCCTGGGTATTCGGCTACTTCACCTTCTTCGCTTTCGGCCTGTGGTTCAAGACCCGCGCCCCTGCCCGCCGTCGCGCATACCTCTGGCCTACGTTGACCTACGGTGCGCTCACAGCCATTTTCACCGTGATTGTGTTGTATCTGCAGCCCCGATTGCTGTGGTGGTGCGTGCCGTTCGTACCGCTGATTGCGGTAGCTCTGATGGAGGTCTTCAGGAGGCGCCCCCGCAGCCTCATCTCCGGTATCTCCACCACGGTGGCAAGCGCCCTAATGTACATCGTCGCTGTTTCGGCCAGCGGTTTTTCGATTCTGCCGTGGTTCTTCAGCGAGGCGCCCGTCGCAATTTGGGTAACCACCCTCGTCATCGGCTTGTACTTCACGGGCACGATTTTCTATGTGAAGACGATCATCCGCGAGCGGGATAATGCCCCCTTCGAGCGGGTTTCGCTGCGCTATCACCGCATCGCTTTGTTGATCACGCTCATCACCTCGATCGCGGCCGTTATCGACGGTGGCTATACCGCCAGCGGCCCACTGATGATCCTGGTGATGGCAGCCGCTGCCCTGCGCGCCAAAATGATCCCACCGATCGCCAAGGCAAACCCACGCGAGTGGACGCCCAAGAAGGTCGGCATGTGGGAAATACCGATGTGTCTGGTACTGGCGCTGGGTGCGAGCCTTACGCTCGTGGTGTAG
- the rsfS gene encoding ribosome silencing factor, whose product MTATADSIALAGVAARAAAEKLGEDILVLDVSDRLAITDVFVIVSGDNERMVNSIVDEVEYEVGQDGPKPTRREGRGEGHWVLLDYGNVVVHVQRKEEREFYALDRLWRDAPQIEVEGVEQVDRGSNWDADAEVDVLEATSIDDLPLAGPAPDADEL is encoded by the coding sequence TTGACTGCTACTGCAGATTCGATCGCGCTCGCCGGAGTGGCGGCGCGCGCAGCGGCCGAGAAGCTGGGGGAGGACATCCTGGTTCTCGATGTCTCGGACCGTTTGGCCATTACGGACGTGTTTGTCATCGTTAGCGGCGATAACGAGCGCATGGTGAACTCCATTGTCGACGAAGTCGAGTACGAGGTGGGCCAGGACGGCCCCAAGCCAACCCGTCGCGAGGGGCGCGGCGAGGGCCACTGGGTGTTGTTGGACTACGGCAACGTTGTGGTGCACGTTCAGCGCAAGGAGGAGCGAGAGTTCTACGCACTGGATCGCCTGTGGCGCGATGCCCCGCAGATCGAGGTTGAAGGCGTGGAGCAGGTGGACCGCGGAAGCAACTGGGATGCCGATGCAGAGGTGGACGTTCTGGAAGCCACCAGCATCGACGATCTACCGCTGGCTGGACCCGCCCCAGATGCAGACGAGCTGTAG
- a CDS encoding ComEC/Rec2 family competence protein, whose protein sequence is MVAAIILTRSFWPLAIGGFITLASSVWWWRARRSYGAPWRRLLARTLATVGAVASAVGLGTWWRIFLIDAQPLLQNLSTQSGSVQQRVTVVGLPKQVAEGTVLVPVDVDGLGEVPLFLRPDLAGAEGDFTGLQPGMSFDIAATIRPARGAEMVPVTLSATRAPENISDPEGIWGVTAWLRRGFDALCVDLPWEAGKILPGMVMGDVSMQDSTLRNQFAVTGLSHLSAVSGSNVAVVTGAALVLATACRAGRLSRLLVAAGALVAFVLLVGPEPSVLRAAIMGCVGLVAVASARWTDIIASLSAAIIVLMVLSPSMAISYAFVLSVVATAGIVVVLPWWSKAVLARMPLFPWLPAHERPTQLQAMVVRMVLVAIAADLVTIPIIVHMTGKVSLVAVVCNLAVTVVVPVITVLGLMAALLAAIYPPVTMLLAKIIIAPAVPCAAWVLQVARMGSGAPMLATPGGWAWAGIASALLAVLLLSVRYARYWRTLRWGWATLMCGVLMLGVWGRGGVIKLERPDAPTAIKTGPVDLRGREVFQVRDDDQAMRQLQTIDAAVAERGGAQQVAVVVTQCGKPHDRPSFMPNGVPVYYPCKDKVEFR, encoded by the coding sequence ATGGTTGCTGCGATAATCCTGACCCGCAGCTTCTGGCCGCTTGCCATTGGAGGGTTCATCACGCTCGCCAGCTCCGTGTGGTGGTGGCGCGCCCGCCGCAGCTACGGAGCCCCGTGGCGTCGCCTTCTCGCGCGCACCCTCGCCACCGTCGGCGCTGTCGCCAGCGCGGTGGGCCTGGGCACGTGGTGGCGGATCTTTCTTATTGACGCCCAACCGCTGCTGCAGAATCTCTCCACCCAATCGGGCAGTGTGCAGCAGCGAGTGACGGTGGTGGGATTGCCGAAGCAAGTCGCGGAGGGGACGGTGCTGGTTCCCGTGGACGTCGACGGCCTAGGGGAGGTGCCACTCTTCCTGCGTCCCGACTTGGCCGGTGCTGAAGGCGACTTCACGGGCTTACAACCCGGCATGAGCTTCGACATTGCCGCCACCATCCGCCCTGCTCGCGGGGCGGAGATGGTGCCCGTCACTCTGTCTGCCACGCGCGCGCCGGAAAATATTAGCGATCCGGAGGGAATATGGGGTGTTACCGCCTGGCTGCGCCGAGGCTTCGACGCGCTGTGCGTGGACCTGCCGTGGGAAGCTGGGAAGATCCTACCCGGCATGGTGATGGGGGACGTCAGTATGCAGGATTCCACCCTACGCAACCAGTTCGCCGTCACGGGGCTAAGCCACCTTAGTGCGGTCTCGGGCTCTAATGTCGCAGTCGTTACCGGAGCCGCGTTGGTGCTGGCCACGGCTTGTCGGGCGGGGCGCCTCAGCCGGCTGCTGGTAGCAGCTGGTGCCCTGGTGGCCTTTGTGCTGCTGGTCGGCCCAGAACCCAGTGTGCTGCGCGCAGCAATTATGGGCTGCGTTGGGCTGGTGGCAGTGGCCTCGGCTCGATGGACGGATATCATCGCCTCCTTGAGCGCGGCCATCATCGTGCTGATGGTGCTTTCCCCAAGCATGGCCATTAGCTATGCCTTCGTGCTTTCGGTGGTGGCGACGGCGGGCATCGTTGTGGTTTTGCCTTGGTGGTCGAAAGCCGTGCTGGCCAGGATGCCGCTGTTTCCCTGGCTTCCGGCCCACGAACGGCCGACTCAACTGCAGGCGATGGTGGTGCGAATGGTTCTGGTGGCAATCGCAGCGGACTTGGTGACCATTCCGATCATCGTCCATATGACGGGGAAAGTCTCCCTGGTAGCGGTGGTCTGCAACCTTGCGGTGACGGTAGTGGTTCCAGTGATCACTGTGCTGGGGCTTATGGCTGCTCTGCTGGCGGCGATTTATCCACCGGTGACGATGTTGTTGGCCAAGATCATTATCGCGCCTGCTGTGCCTTGTGCTGCATGGGTGTTGCAGGTGGCCCGCATGGGGTCCGGAGCGCCGATGCTCGCCACCCCAGGAGGATGGGCATGGGCGGGGATCGCCAGCGCACTGTTGGCAGTTTTGCTGTTGAGCGTGCGCTATGCCCGTTACTGGCGAACACTCCGGTGGGGCTGGGCCACGCTTATGTGCGGGGTGCTGATGCTGGGTGTGTGGGGACGAGGGGGCGTCATAAAACTAGAAAGACCAGACGCACCCACGGCAATCAAAACAGGGCCAGTGGACCTACGCGGCAGGGAAGTGTTCCAGGTCCGCGATGATGACCAAGCGATGCGACAGCTACAAACGATCGACGCAGCCGTGGCGGAGAGAGGGGGAGCGCAACAGGTGGCTGTGGTCGTGACGCAGTGTGGGAAACCGCACGACAGGCCCAGCTTTATGCCCAACGGGGTGCCCGTGTACTACCCGTGCAAGGACAAGGTGGAGTTCCGTTAG
- the holA gene encoding DNA polymerase III subunit delta, with product MNRPEHPAPINLIVGGDDFLAERRRQGIVNQARAASGDPNLPVEMRKASELSAPELAELLSPSLFAEDRIVVVTGVEDTGKEIVGLLEQAIKDPADGVVLIIVHTGKGRNKKLVDSWPKLGAVVFQAGALKGREQLAFIDQEFRSQGARVTREVCELLLDVVGSDLRQLASAISQLIADTDGHVDAAAVKRYYQGKAEVSGFEVADYAIAGNVRAAVALARRALQLGVAPVLLASALSSGIADIAKVAGAGNINSRRDAAKFGMAPWKLDKTIRTARRWTTPMIAQAVQITAELDAGVKGHSADPDFAVEDAVRKIAHIAGGQPARR from the coding sequence ATGAACCGCCCCGAGCATCCCGCACCCATCAACCTGATCGTCGGCGGCGATGACTTCCTGGCTGAACGGCGTAGGCAGGGCATCGTCAACCAGGCGCGGGCCGCCAGTGGGGACCCGAACTTGCCGGTAGAGATGCGCAAAGCCTCGGAACTCAGTGCCCCCGAATTGGCTGAGCTGCTAAGCCCCAGCCTGTTCGCCGAAGACCGGATCGTGGTCGTCACAGGCGTGGAAGATACAGGCAAGGAGATCGTCGGGCTGCTAGAACAGGCGATCAAGGACCCGGCCGACGGGGTAGTGCTGATCATCGTGCACACCGGCAAAGGGCGCAATAAGAAGCTGGTGGATAGCTGGCCGAAACTCGGCGCGGTGGTATTCCAAGCCGGTGCACTTAAAGGCCGCGAGCAGTTGGCCTTCATCGACCAGGAGTTTCGCAGCCAGGGCGCGCGGGTAACCCGTGAAGTGTGCGAGCTGCTGCTGGACGTGGTGGGAAGCGATCTGCGCCAGCTGGCTAGTGCCATCAGCCAACTCATCGCCGACACGGACGGCCACGTGGACGCCGCGGCGGTGAAGCGTTACTACCAGGGCAAGGCGGAGGTCAGCGGTTTCGAGGTCGCTGACTACGCCATCGCGGGTAACGTCCGCGCCGCAGTAGCATTAGCGCGCCGGGCGCTACAGCTCGGCGTGGCGCCGGTGCTGTTGGCCAGCGCACTGAGCTCCGGGATCGCGGACATTGCGAAGGTGGCGGGCGCGGGCAACATCAACTCCCGCCGAGATGCGGCGAAGTTCGGAATGGCACCGTGGAAGCTGGACAAAACGATCCGCACCGCCCGGCGTTGGACCACGCCCATGATTGCGCAGGCGGTGCAGATCACCGCAGAGCTTGATGCGGGTGTGAAGGGACACAGTGCTGACCCTGACTTCGCAGTAGAGGACGCGGTGCGGAAAATTGCGCACATCGCTGGCGGGCAGCCAGCGCGTAGATAG
- a CDS encoding DoxX family protein yields the protein MSSLATGGSYLLAAVLAGDALISVKPPKFIRRCLEGVKFPEDWWWTLIAIKSLAATGLVYGAATGNASIATTVSVGVLGYFLSAIIAHIKANFLGSEFWINCLGMTALSAGVLSFNAKSM from the coding sequence ATGAGTTCCCTAGCAACAGGCGGCAGCTACCTTTTGGCAGCCGTTCTCGCCGGTGACGCATTGATTTCCGTCAAGCCGCCTAAGTTCATACGCCGTTGCCTGGAGGGCGTTAAGTTCCCCGAAGATTGGTGGTGGACGCTGATCGCGATCAAGTCTCTCGCAGCCACAGGACTGGTTTACGGTGCGGCTACCGGCAACGCTTCAATCGCGACAACCGTCTCAGTAGGTGTACTGGGCTATTTCCTTTCCGCAATCATCGCTCACATTAAGGCGAACTTCCTCGGATCAGAATTCTGGATCAACTGCCTGGGAATGACGGCTCTTAGCGCAGGCGTTCTTTCCTTTAATGCGAAGTCCATGTAG
- the rpsT gene encoding 30S ribosomal protein S20 yields MANIKQQKKRVLTNEIARKRNQAIRSRLRTETRKFNAAVEAGDKEAAEAQLRVASRFYDKAVTKGTIHRNNAANKKSGMAARFNKMA; encoded by the coding sequence ATGGCAAACATCAAGCAGCAGAAGAAGCGCGTTCTCACCAACGAGATCGCTCGCAAGCGCAACCAGGCTATCCGTTCCCGCCTGCGCACCGAGACCCGCAAGTTCAACGCCGCCGTTGAGGCTGGCGACAAGGAGGCCGCTGAGGCTCAGCTGCGCGTCGCTTCCCGCTTCTACGACAAGGCCGTAACCAAGGGCACCATCCACCGCAACAACGCGGCAAACAAGAAGTCCGGCATGGCCGCACGCTTCAACAAGATGGCCTAA
- a CDS encoding glutamate-5-semialdehyde dehydrogenase: MTNSNEAQENALSPERQAERDEVLAKAKKAKEVSSQLLLNTQQKNDLLADAADALEANAADIIAANEKDIATGKERGFADSLLDRLALDTERISGIAGGLRQVIGLSDPVGEIVRGHTRPNGLRMKQVRVPLGVMGMVYEARPNVTVDAFGLAIKSGNVPLLRGSKSARHTNEKLVQILQDVAESHNLPRELVQLLPCDTHDSVQDLITARGLVDLVIPRGGAGLINAVVLGATVPTIETGTGNCHFYIDSSADIEEATKLVINGKTRRCSVCNATEVVLLDSALPDPDKIYVLQELQKAGVTLHGEKKQLDPLINDVVQAEETDWTDEYLSFDIAVAIVDGVEEAVAHINRYGTSHTEGIAARDYKTTSYFEQYVDAAAVSINTSTAWTDGEMFGFGAEIGISTQKLHARGPMGLPELTSTKWVINGEGQVRP; encoded by the coding sequence ATGACAAACTCCAACGAAGCTCAAGAGAACGCCCTTTCCCCGGAACGCCAGGCAGAACGCGACGAGGTTCTAGCCAAGGCTAAAAAGGCCAAGGAAGTCAGTTCCCAGCTGCTGCTGAACACCCAGCAGAAGAACGATCTGCTAGCAGACGCGGCAGATGCGCTGGAGGCTAACGCGGCTGACATCATCGCTGCCAACGAGAAGGACATTGCAACGGGCAAGGAGCGCGGCTTCGCCGACTCCCTGCTCGACCGTCTTGCGCTGGATACCGAGCGCATTTCCGGTATTGCCGGCGGCCTGCGCCAGGTTATTGGACTCTCGGATCCGGTGGGCGAAATCGTACGCGGACACACCCGCCCCAACGGCCTGCGCATGAAGCAGGTGCGCGTGCCGCTGGGTGTGATGGGCATGGTCTACGAGGCCCGCCCCAACGTCACGGTCGATGCTTTCGGCCTGGCCATCAAGTCCGGCAACGTGCCGCTGCTACGCGGCTCCAAGTCCGCCCGCCACACGAACGAGAAGTTGGTGCAGATCCTGCAGGATGTTGCTGAAAGCCACAACCTGCCGCGTGAGCTAGTCCAGTTGCTACCGTGCGATACTCACGACTCGGTGCAGGACCTGATTACCGCCCGTGGCCTAGTAGACCTGGTTATCCCGCGCGGTGGCGCTGGGCTGATCAACGCAGTGGTGCTGGGTGCTACCGTGCCCACCATCGAGACCGGTACGGGCAACTGCCACTTCTACATCGACTCCTCTGCGGACATCGAGGAAGCCACCAAGTTGGTTATTAACGGCAAGACCCGCCGCTGCTCCGTCTGCAACGCCACCGAGGTTGTACTGCTGGATTCCGCCCTGCCGGACCCGGACAAAATCTACGTCCTGCAGGAACTGCAGAAGGCCGGTGTGACCCTGCACGGTGAGAAGAAGCAGCTGGATCCGCTGATCAACGACGTCGTCCAGGCGGAAGAAACCGACTGGACCGACGAGTACCTGAGCTTTGACATTGCAGTGGCCATCGTCGACGGCGTGGAGGAGGCTGTGGCCCACATCAACCGTTATGGCACCAGCCACACCGAGGGTATTGCCGCCCGCGACTACAAGACCACCAGCTACTTCGAGCAGTACGTCGACGCAGCTGCTGTCTCCATCAACACCTCTACCGCGTGGACAGATGGAGAGATGTTCGGCTTCGGCGCGGAGATCGGTATCTCCACCCAGAAGCTGCACGCCCGCGGCCCGATGGGGCTGCCGGAGCTGACGAGCACCAAGTGGGTTATCAACGGCGAAGGCCAGGTTCGCCCCTAA
- the nadD gene encoding nicotinate-nucleotide adenylyltransferase: MQNTTTQPTRVGIMGGTFDPIHNGHLVAGSEVADLFDLDVVIYVPTGQPWQKKHKQVSAAEDRYLMTVVATASNPRFLVSRVDIDRGGDTYTVDTLADIRAQYPEAELFFITGADALQKIVTWRDWEKIFDLAHFVGVTRPGYELPKDDEGSNDPLSKEVAAGRLSLVEIPAMAISSTDVRERATSGRPVWYLVPDGVVQYIAKHGMYVSSE, from the coding sequence GTGCAGAACACCACCACACAGCCCACCCGGGTTGGCATCATGGGCGGCACGTTCGACCCCATCCACAACGGGCACCTGGTAGCCGGTAGTGAGGTTGCGGATCTGTTTGACCTGGATGTGGTGATCTACGTGCCCACCGGCCAGCCATGGCAGAAGAAGCACAAACAGGTCTCCGCGGCAGAGGATCGTTATCTAATGACGGTCGTCGCCACGGCCTCAAACCCTCGCTTCCTGGTTTCTCGGGTGGATATTGACCGCGGTGGGGATACGTACACCGTGGACACTTTGGCAGACATCCGCGCCCAATACCCCGAAGCCGAGCTGTTCTTTATCACCGGCGCCGACGCGCTGCAGAAGATCGTGACATGGCGGGATTGGGAGAAGATCTTCGACCTGGCGCACTTCGTAGGTGTGACCCGCCCCGGTTACGAGTTGCCGAAGGACGACGAGGGTAGCAACGACCCGCTATCGAAGGAAGTTGCCGCTGGGCGTTTGTCGCTTGTGGAGATTCCCGCGATGGCGATCAGTTCCACCGATGTACGTGAGAGGGCCACCAGCGGCCGGCCAGTGTGGTACCTGGTGCCCGATGGCGTGGTGCAGTACATCGCCAAGCACGGCATGTACGTTTCCAGCGAATAG